The proteins below are encoded in one region of Halocatena salina:
- a CDS encoding sugar phosphate isomerase/epimerase family protein — protein MQIGVLTAVLDDQPRDDAFEYLSDLGVEAVELGTGGFTESDHLPREEFLDAEDRQKELHESLETNGLSISALATHNNPLHPDEARADRADTELREAIRLADQLGVDAVTCFSGLPGGSPNDETPNWITAPWPPEHAESHEYQWEVATDYWSDIADHAASHDVNVGIEMHPNMLVYEPTGLLELREATNEHIGANFDPSHLYWQGIDVLEAIRYLGEHDAIHHVHAKDTRVYESNARLKGVLDTTAYTDEPNRSWLFRSVGYGHDEAHWKDIVSTLRMVGYDDVLSIEHEDSLTSGREGLEKAVDLLDRAVFETTSGEAYWAE, from the coding sequence ATGCAGATCGGTGTTCTGACAGCGGTCCTCGACGATCAACCACGAGACGACGCGTTCGAATATCTGTCGGACCTCGGGGTCGAAGCGGTGGAACTCGGCACCGGTGGCTTCACCGAATCCGATCACCTCCCGCGAGAGGAGTTTCTCGACGCGGAGGATCGACAGAAAGAACTCCACGAGTCGCTCGAAACCAACGGTCTTTCGATCTCGGCGCTTGCAACCCATAACAACCCGTTACATCCCGACGAAGCACGCGCTGATCGGGCCGACACCGAACTCCGGGAAGCGATTCGGCTCGCTGATCAACTCGGCGTCGACGCCGTAACGTGTTTTTCAGGGCTTCCGGGTGGCAGTCCGAACGACGAGACACCAAACTGGATCACTGCGCCGTGGCCCCCAGAGCACGCCGAGAGCCACGAGTATCAGTGGGAAGTCGCTACCGACTACTGGAGCGATATCGCCGACCATGCGGCGTCCCACGACGTGAACGTCGGTATCGAGATGCATCCGAACATGCTAGTGTACGAACCGACCGGTCTACTCGAACTGCGCGAAGCGACCAACGAGCACATCGGCGCTAACTTCGACCCGTCCCACCTCTACTGGCAGGGGATAGATGTTCTAGAAGCGATCCGGTATCTCGGTGAACACGACGCCATCCACCACGTTCACGCCAAAGACACCCGCGTCTACGAGTCGAACGCCCGACTGAAAGGCGTGCTCGATACTACCGCTTACACCGATGAGCCGAACCGATCGTGGCTGTTCCGATCGGTCGGCTACGGCCACGACGAAGCCCACTGGAAGGATATCGTCTCGACGCTTCGGATGGTTGGATACGACGACGTACTATCCATCGAACACGAGGATTCACTCACGAGCGGACGGGAAGGACTAGAAAAAGCGGTCGATCTCCTCGACCGAGCCGTCTTCGAGACGACGTCGGGCGAAGCCTACTGGGCGGAGTGA